Proteins co-encoded in one Desulfitobacterium hafniense DCB-2 genomic window:
- a CDS encoding ABC transporter permease, whose protein sequence is MPGNTIQKMAGAENSQPQRYNHNKIWTKPFALAVLAVVAVGIISLFTGVYDIKGQADGREMFFITRVPRTAALMLTGAAMAMSGLVMQLVTQNRLVEPTTTGTIEWAGLGLVFVYLFFPAPTLVQRMTGAIIFSFVGTMIFFLFLRRVKLRSSLIVPIIGMMLGAVISAVSTFVGLVFHMTQNIETWFVGSFAPVQIGRYEYLWLIIIATVLIFIYADRLTLAGLGEDVTKSLGLNYNRIVLLGTALISFAVGIVAAVIGNLPFLGLIVPNIVSMYRGDDLRSNLPWVCVLGMGTITLCDIISRIIIMPFEVPVSLILGTVGAVLFIAILLRQRRLR, encoded by the coding sequence GTGCCGGGGAATACCATACAAAAAATGGCTGGGGCTGAGAATTCTCAGCCCCAGCGTTATAATCACAATAAAATATGGACAAAACCGTTTGCATTGGCGGTTCTGGCTGTTGTTGCTGTCGGTATTATATCATTGTTTACTGGAGTTTATGACATAAAAGGACAAGCGGATGGAAGGGAAATGTTTTTCATAACCCGTGTGCCAAGAACAGCGGCACTAATGCTTACGGGAGCTGCCATGGCCATGTCAGGACTGGTAATGCAGCTTGTTACACAGAACCGTCTGGTTGAACCTACTACAACAGGAACCATTGAATGGGCGGGTTTGGGGCTTGTTTTTGTTTATTTGTTTTTTCCTGCACCAACTTTGGTGCAGAGAATGACGGGTGCCATCATTTTTTCTTTTGTAGGGACGATGATTTTCTTTTTGTTCTTAAGAAGAGTTAAACTGCGTTCGTCTTTAATTGTTCCGATTATTGGGATGATGCTGGGAGCAGTTATTTCTGCAGTTTCCACTTTTGTTGGTCTGGTTTTTCATATGACGCAAAATATTGAAACCTGGTTTGTAGGTTCATTTGCACCGGTTCAAATTGGCAGGTATGAATACCTATGGCTGATTATTATTGCTACTGTTCTTATTTTCATCTATGCTGATCGATTGACCTTAGCTGGGCTGGGGGAAGATGTTACAAAAAGTCTTGGCTTAAATTATAATAGGATAGTTCTTCTGGGTACTGCCCTTATTTCCTTTGCAGTTGGCATTGTGGCAGCTGTTATTGGCAATTTGCCCTTTTTAGGTTTAATTGTCCCTAACATTGTTTCTATGTACAGAGGTGATGATCTTAGAAGTAATTTGCCTTGGGTATGTGTGTTGGGAATGGGGACGATAACACTTTGTGACATAATTTCTCGAATAATCATCATGCCTTTTGAAGTGCCTGTCTCTTTGATACTTGGAACAGTGGGAGCAGTCCTGTTTATTGCTATTTTATTGAGACAAAGGAGGCTAAGATGA
- a CDS encoding siderophore ABC transporter substrate-binding protein has protein sequence MRKSKFFKSAVIIATFALMLTACTNSSNQTVNPQGNDQVSEASTVEITDVHGTVTVPVNPKNVVALDNRTFETLSDWGIELAAVPKPVMPADSPYVKDESVQDIGSHGEPNLEIIAAVDPELVIVGQRFARFYDDIKKLVPNAAVIDLNFDVSTEADAPGENLVNGLKDSTIALGQIFDKNKEAEQLVADFDQAIAEAKSAYNGTDTVMSVVVSGGNIGFSAPHSGRVWGPMYEIFGWTPALKIDGASSDHQGDDVSVEAIAQSNPDWIFVLDRDAAVSSMTDAVPAQDVIDKSPALQKTTAVSKGQIVYAPKDTYTNESIQTYLELFEELAKALTK, from the coding sequence ATGAGAAAATCTAAATTTTTTAAATCAGCTGTTATTATAGCAACTTTTGCTTTGATGCTGACAGCTTGCACAAATTCAAGCAATCAAACGGTTAACCCTCAAGGCAATGATCAAGTAAGCGAAGCTTCAACAGTTGAAATCACTGATGTTCATGGAACCGTTACTGTTCCTGTAAATCCCAAGAATGTGGTTGCTTTGGACAATAGAACATTTGAAACTTTATCTGATTGGGGAATTGAATTAGCGGCTGTGCCAAAGCCTGTAATGCCTGCGGATTCCCCCTATGTAAAGGATGAGTCAGTTCAGGATATTGGCAGTCATGGTGAACCAAATCTTGAAATTATAGCAGCTGTAGACCCTGAACTTGTCATTGTTGGTCAGAGATTTGCCAGATTTTATGACGATATCAAAAAGCTAGTGCCCAATGCAGCTGTTATTGATCTTAATTTTGATGTTTCTACAGAAGCGGATGCACCTGGAGAAAACTTAGTCAATGGACTTAAGGATTCTACAATCGCTTTGGGGCAAATTTTCGATAAAAATAAAGAGGCTGAACAATTGGTAGCTGATTTTGATCAAGCTATCGCAGAGGCTAAGTCTGCCTATAATGGGACGGATACAGTGATGAGTGTTGTGGTTTCCGGTGGAAATATTGGCTTTTCAGCTCCTCATTCCGGACGTGTTTGGGGACCAATGTATGAAATTTTTGGCTGGACTCCGGCATTAAAAATTGACGGTGCCTCTTCAGATCACCAAGGTGATGATGTGTCTGTTGAAGCTATTGCCCAAAGTAATCCTGATTGGATTTTTGTACTGGATCGTGATGCTGCAGTATCTTCGATGACTGATGCAGTTCCGGCTCAGGATGTCATCGATAAATCACCTGCTCTGCAAAAAACAACTGCTGTTTCTAAAGGGCAGATAGTTTATGCGCCAAAAGATACTTACACAAATGAATCAATACAAACTTATCTGGAGTTATTTGAAGAACTTGCCAAGGCTTTAACTAAGTAG
- a CDS encoding helix-turn-helix domain-containing protein: MDKKRTINPPVYSPHVKKAVDFTYQNLNEELSLERVTEHLNLNKSYFCKLFKHHMGTTYTKFVNELRIEQGKQLLLETELSILDIALALGYNNPNYFIKAFKQHLGTTPLKYRKERES; encoded by the coding sequence ATGGACAAAAAAAGAACTATAAACCCACCGGTTTATAGTCCTCATGTAAAAAAAGCCGTCGATTTTACTTATCAAAACCTCAACGAAGAATTAAGCCTGGAAAGGGTCACCGAGCATCTCAATCTCAACAAATCCTATTTTTGCAAGCTGTTTAAGCACCATATGGGTACGACCTACACCAAATTCGTCAACGAGCTGCGCATTGAACAAGGTAAACAGCTGTTGCTGGAAACTGAATTATCCATTCTCGATATCGCCCTTGCTCTGGGCTACAATAACCCTAATTACTTTATCAAGGCATTTAAACAGCATTTGGGAACCACTCCCCTTAAGTATCGCAAAGAAAGGGAAAGCTAA
- a CDS encoding response regulator transcription factor, giving the protein MKRILIVEDDSSIAELERDYLEVAGFDVTLSTDGVEGLRAIQNNEFDLIILDIMLPGLDGLEILKSMKEDKDIPVLLVSAKKEEIDKIKGLSLGADDYITKPFSPGELVARVKAHIENYERLKERFNAGIKKRQSITIRGLKIEKDSRRVFVNHQEVNLAQKEFDLLLYLAQNPNRVFGREELFERIWGLESLGDSATVTVHIARIREKTEIDPSKPQYIETVWGAGYRFRV; this is encoded by the coding sequence ATGAAACGCATTTTAATCGTCGAGGATGACTCCAGTATTGCTGAGCTGGAAAGAGATTATCTGGAGGTGGCAGGTTTTGATGTCACTCTCTCCACGGACGGAGTAGAAGGGTTGAGAGCTATCCAGAACAATGAATTCGACTTAATCATTCTCGACATCATGCTGCCCGGCTTAGATGGACTGGAAATTCTCAAGAGTATGAAAGAGGATAAGGATATTCCCGTTTTATTGGTCTCAGCCAAAAAAGAGGAGATCGATAAGATCAAAGGCTTAAGCCTGGGAGCTGATGACTATATCACGAAGCCCTTCAGTCCGGGGGAGCTGGTGGCCCGGGTCAAAGCCCATATTGAAAATTATGAACGGCTTAAAGAACGCTTTAATGCTGGGATCAAAAAGCGCCAATCCATTACCATCCGGGGGCTGAAAATCGAAAAAGACTCACGGCGAGTCTTTGTTAACCATCAGGAAGTGAACCTTGCCCAGAAAGAATTTGACTTGCTGTTATATTTAGCGCAAAACCCCAACCGGGTTTTTGGCAGGGAAGAGCTTTTTGAGCGGATCTGGGGATTGGAATCATTAGGAGATTCGGCAACGGTTACTGTGCATATTGCCCGGATTCGCGAGAAAACGGAGATAGACCCTTCCAAGCCCCAATATATTGAAACCGTCTGGGGAGCAGGCTATCGTTTTCGAGTTTAG
- a CDS encoding IS110 family transposase — translation MDAILECCAGLDVHQETVVACILFGSLESKPKKTIRTFSTTTSDLLALTDWLEEEKCSHVAMESTGVYWKPVWNILEAGSFQLSLANAQRIKNLPGRKTDVKDAEWIAQLLRSGLIEGSFVPPAEIRDLRDLTRYRKKLLQDATQEKNRIHKILQDANIKITTYISDIFGVSGRNIMESLMDGEVITVEKLNQMVKGKVKSKIPGLADALNHRLRSHHRDMIRYSWSHLKFLEQSLINVEQKISECMAPYQQEVELLTSIPGINQTSSAIMIAELGADMSVFPTDSQLSSWAGVSPGNNESAGKKKEGVFPQETKR, via the coding sequence ATGGATGCTATTCTGGAATGCTGCGCGGGACTGGATGTTCATCAAGAAACGGTGGTAGCCTGTATCCTCTTTGGTTCCTTGGAATCTAAGCCTAAAAAGACGATCCGGACGTTTAGTACGACCACATCTGACCTTCTGGCGCTTACCGATTGGTTGGAAGAAGAGAAATGCTCGCATGTCGCCATGGAAAGTACCGGAGTGTATTGGAAACCGGTTTGGAATATTCTTGAGGCAGGGTCGTTTCAACTGAGTTTGGCCAATGCTCAACGCATTAAGAACCTACCCGGGCGGAAAACGGACGTCAAAGATGCGGAATGGATTGCCCAACTTCTTCGAAGCGGATTAATTGAAGGAAGCTTTGTACCACCGGCGGAAATCCGTGATCTGAGAGACTTAACCCGATATCGGAAAAAACTCCTTCAGGATGCAACCCAAGAGAAAAACCGCATTCATAAAATTTTGCAGGATGCCAATATCAAGATCACCACCTATATTTCCGATATTTTCGGGGTTTCAGGACGCAATATTATGGAGTCCCTGATGGATGGAGAAGTGATTACCGTAGAAAAGCTTAACCAGATGGTGAAAGGTAAGGTTAAAAGCAAGATACCGGGTTTAGCGGATGCTTTAAATCATCGACTGCGGAGCCATCACCGGGACATGATTCGATATTCATGGAGTCACTTGAAGTTTTTAGAACAGAGCCTGATTAACGTGGAGCAGAAAATAAGTGAATGTATGGCTCCATACCAGCAAGAGGTCGAGCTATTAACCTCAATACCCGGTATAAATCAGACGTCTTCAGCGATCATGATCGCTGAGTTGGGGGCAGATATGTCTGTCTTTCCTACAGATAGTCAGCTGTCTTCCTGGGCTGGAGTATCACCCGGCAATAATGAAAGCGCAGGTAAAAAAAAAGAGGGAGTGTTTCCGCAGGAAACAAAGCGTTAA
- a CDS encoding sensor histidine kinase: MNLKGRLISANALTVILPVMITVISAMAYIYIAGKLADTEQAIHNTQEVAQLTMELVGRENSVLRQNPEKIKDSSFQKELQARMDILDGEVVVLEGERVLFSSHNLTAIDVVKLKKPAIQFRSARVDLGTQSYTVQSFDVSRDEAQAEKQTTLYLLVPINPASFDMTNFLIFSGLVFLLSFIGANSIASYYFSLRILTPLNNLQKAAMEITLGNLDYEIVEEGDQEVRELCRDLERMRIQLKNSVHTQLKYEDNRKMLISSISHDLKTPVTSIKGYVEGLLDGIANSPEKKEKYLKTIYRKAEQVDTMIDDLLLYAKLDLNQIPFSFEKTNIGEFLDDGLQEIEPEMERNGIKILFESELTSAQEIPLDRERMMRVILNIIDNSRKYMDKEEGVITLSLRETHSSVIIEIKDNGRGIPKKDVAQIFERFYRSDTARTEIKGSGLGLAIAKQIVEGHEGRIWAVSREGKGTSVLISLPRS, from the coding sequence ATGAATCTGAAAGGACGACTTATTTCAGCCAATGCTTTAACCGTAATCCTCCCGGTGATGATTACGGTTATTAGCGCTATGGCTTATATTTATATTGCCGGCAAGCTGGCGGATACAGAGCAGGCCATTCACAATACTCAGGAGGTTGCTCAGCTGACTATGGAATTAGTCGGCCGTGAGAATAGTGTTCTTCGCCAAAATCCTGAGAAAATCAAGGACAGCTCCTTTCAAAAGGAGCTCCAGGCGCGGATGGATATCCTGGATGGTGAAGTCGTGGTGCTGGAAGGGGAAAGGGTGCTTTTTTCCTCCCACAACTTAACGGCCATCGATGTAGTTAAATTGAAGAAACCGGCGATACAATTCCGCAGTGCCCGGGTGGATTTGGGAACCCAGTCTTACACTGTTCAGTCCTTTGATGTATCTCGTGACGAGGCGCAAGCGGAGAAGCAAACTACCCTCTATCTCCTTGTTCCGATCAATCCGGCCTCCTTTGATATGACGAATTTTTTAATCTTTAGCGGCTTGGTATTTCTTTTGTCTTTTATCGGCGCCAATTCCATTGCCTCCTACTATTTTTCTTTGCGAATTCTTACCCCCCTTAACAACCTGCAGAAAGCGGCCATGGAAATCACTTTAGGCAATTTGGATTATGAAATCGTCGAAGAAGGGGACCAAGAGGTGCGGGAACTATGCCGCGACCTTGAGCGCATGCGTATTCAGTTAAAGAATTCTGTGCATACCCAGCTTAAGTATGAGGATAACCGCAAGATGCTCATATCCAGTATTTCTCACGACTTAAAGACCCCGGTGACCTCCATTAAAGGCTATGTGGAAGGGCTGTTGGACGGTATTGCCAATTCTCCGGAAAAGAAAGAAAAATACTTAAAGACGATTTACCGCAAGGCGGAGCAAGTGGATACTATGATCGACGACTTGCTGCTCTATGCCAAACTGGATCTTAACCAAATTCCCTTTAGTTTTGAAAAAACCAACATCGGGGAATTTTTAGATGACGGACTTCAGGAAATAGAACCGGAGATGGAGAGAAACGGGATTAAAATTCTCTTCGAATCTGAGCTTACCTCAGCTCAGGAAATTCCCCTGGATCGGGAACGCATGATGCGGGTCATTCTGAATATCATCGATAATTCCCGTAAGTATATGGATAAAGAAGAGGGTGTCATCACCCTATCCTTGCGGGAAACCCATTCCAGCGTCATCATCGAAATTAAGGATAATGGCCGGGGGATACCGAAAAAAGATGTGGCTCAGATCTTTGAGCGGTTTTATCGCTCGGATACGGCCCGCACTGAAATCAAAGGCAGCGGACTGGGCCTGGCTATCGCCAAACAGATCGTGGAAGGGCATGAAGGCCGGATATGGGCTGTCAGCCGGGAGGGTAAAGGGACCAGTGTGCTGATCTCGCTGCCCCGGAGCTGA
- a CDS encoding ABC transporter permease, whose translation MAVFQAALINELEKLRKKKKVMVAVILSLLVIVVGQLLVLGVRLGFGIRGAGSADFSMLVLSVAVNTLLPLFAALVAIDSFSGEFAQNTMRITLTRPVSRFKLFSAKVSAIGIFILANLGLLLLFSLLAGFVFDGGTMSFKGIWQSTLSYTVSFIPLFVLALGIVFLANVLKSGISVFFVSILAFILFKGLGMLFSQYSGILLTSYFDWYNLWLANSFPLMKIIRQFLLMLGYALLFFTGAYYLFDKKEF comes from the coding sequence ATGGCCGTGTTTCAAGCAGCATTAATCAATGAACTTGAGAAATTACGCAAGAAAAAGAAAGTAATGGTGGCGGTTATTCTTTCTTTGCTGGTGATTGTCGTAGGGCAGCTTTTGGTCTTAGGGGTTCGCTTAGGGTTTGGTATTCGCGGAGCAGGCAGCGCGGATTTTTCCATGCTGGTCCTGTCGGTGGCTGTTAATACTCTTCTGCCTCTCTTTGCGGCCTTGGTAGCCATTGACAGCTTCTCCGGAGAGTTTGCTCAAAATACCATGCGTATAACCTTGACAAGGCCTGTGAGCCGTTTTAAGCTGTTTTCAGCGAAAGTATCGGCTATCGGTATCTTTATCTTAGCCAATCTGGGCCTCTTGCTGCTCTTTTCTTTATTGGCAGGGTTTGTATTTGACGGCGGTACGATGAGTTTCAAAGGGATATGGCAAAGCACACTCTCCTACACAGTAAGCTTTATTCCTTTATTTGTATTGGCCTTAGGCATCGTTTTCCTGGCTAATGTTCTGAAGAGCGGTATTTCGGTTTTTTTCGTATCGATTTTAGCCTTCATTCTTTTTAAAGGCCTGGGCATGCTTTTTTCTCAATATTCCGGAATTCTTCTGACATCCTATTTTGATTGGTATAATCTTTGGTTGGCCAACTCATTTCCCCTGATGAAGATAATACGGCAATTCCTCTTGATGTTGGGATATGCTCTGCTGTTTTTTACAGGAGCCTACTATCTTTTTGACAAAAAAGAATTTTAA
- a CDS encoding ABC transporter ATP-binding protein — protein MEKVIEIQNLTKLYKNGRGINDLSLDIYEGEIFGFLGPNGAGKTTAMKIMTGLIAPDRGDVKIFGHSILEDYEKAMAHVGCIIEIPETYPYLSAYDNLRQLARFYPDVDGQRIEEVLELTGMLRYKNEKPKRFSLGMKQRLGLSAAILSRPKVVILDEPLNGLDVEGMIDIRKLILYLAEQERTTFFISSHLIHDVELTCNKIGVIYNGMLLNVQTTEDILKNYATLENYFVSEVERNGRVSSSINQ, from the coding sequence ATGGAAAAAGTCATTGAGATTCAAAATCTCACGAAGCTTTATAAGAATGGTCGTGGTATCAACGATCTCAGTCTGGATATTTATGAAGGCGAGATTTTCGGTTTTCTTGGTCCCAATGGCGCAGGGAAGACCACGGCCATGAAAATTATGACAGGATTGATTGCTCCGGATCGGGGTGATGTTAAGATATTTGGTCACAGTATACTGGAAGATTATGAAAAAGCAATGGCTCATGTGGGCTGTATCATTGAAATACCGGAGACCTATCCTTATCTCAGCGCTTACGATAATCTCAGACAACTGGCCCGGTTTTATCCGGATGTGGATGGGCAACGAATCGAAGAAGTCCTGGAATTAACGGGAATGCTCCGCTATAAGAATGAGAAGCCGAAACGGTTCTCTCTGGGTATGAAACAACGCCTGGGACTTTCGGCGGCCATTCTGTCCCGGCCTAAAGTGGTTATTCTTGATGAGCCTTTAAACGGTCTTGATGTCGAAGGAATGATCGATATCCGCAAGTTGATTTTATATTTGGCCGAACAGGAGCGGACCACTTTTTTTATCTCCAGTCATTTAATTCACGATGTGGAATTAACCTGTAACAAGATTGGCGTTATTTATAACGGGATGCTTCTCAATGTTCAGACCACTGAAGATATTCTAAAAAATTACGCCACCCTGGAGAATTATTTTGTGAGTGAGGTAGAGCGCAATGGCCGTGTTTCAAGCAGCATTAATCAATGA
- the ytvI gene encoding sporulation integral membrane protein YtvI, giving the protein MKEFAKKVAVTLLVIIAFILIPLVAYYALPHFAPFIFALVFALLLEPFNQWLMKWPKINRPVAANISYFVFLGGFLLLAYFLITKITSEAYELIKFIQRNIPNIQFWFNDANQRINELIMVLPPEMVAQINQTITGFANQLSSINLLSTWGAQTISITASIPIFFITLLIFFIALYMINLNLHHISQRFFSYFKKESKPKAIAVLSDLRNATIGFLKAQVVLSTFTYIVSLGGLLILDMRYALVLALLIVIVDILPILGTGSVLVPWGIVLITLGDIFSGLGLILLFIVITVLRKIIEPKILGERIGLGPLSTLISIWVGFKVMGVLGVFLAPLLIIFYKALVKAKVIQYRFSI; this is encoded by the coding sequence ATGAAAGAATTTGCCAAGAAAGTAGCGGTAACACTGCTTGTTATCATAGCCTTTATTTTGATTCCCTTGGTTGCTTATTATGCTTTGCCTCATTTTGCTCCCTTTATCTTTGCTCTGGTGTTTGCTCTGCTTTTGGAACCTTTCAATCAATGGCTCATGAAATGGCCGAAGATCAATCGGCCTGTTGCCGCTAATATTTCCTATTTTGTGTTTCTGGGCGGCTTCCTGCTGCTGGCGTATTTCTTGATTACCAAGATCACAAGTGAGGCTTATGAATTAATCAAGTTCATCCAACGCAATATTCCTAATATCCAGTTTTGGTTTAATGATGCTAATCAGCGCATCAATGAATTGATCATGGTGTTGCCCCCTGAGATGGTGGCACAGATCAATCAAACGATTACCGGCTTTGCCAACCAATTATCCAGTATCAATTTACTGTCCACCTGGGGGGCCCAAACCATATCCATAACGGCGTCTATTCCCATCTTTTTCATTACCTTACTCATCTTCTTTATTGCTCTTTATATGATTAATTTGAATCTGCATCATATTAGTCAACGCTTTTTTTCCTATTTCAAGAAGGAGTCGAAGCCCAAGGCTATTGCTGTGCTCTCGGATTTGCGCAATGCGACCATTGGCTTTCTAAAGGCTCAAGTGGTGTTGAGCACCTTCACCTATATTGTGAGCCTCGGGGGGCTCTTGATCTTAGACATGCGTTATGCCTTGGTATTGGCGCTTTTGATTGTGATTGTCGATATTTTACCCATCCTCGGCACAGGCTCCGTTCTCGTTCCCTGGGGAATCGTCTTAATTACTCTGGGGGATATTTTCAGCGGCCTTGGTCTGATTCTTCTCTTTATTGTGATCACAGTATTGCGCAAGATTATTGAACCGAAAATTCTCGGGGAAAGAATTGGTCTGGGTCCTTTATCAACTTTGATTTCTATTTGGGTAGGCTTCAAGGTGATGGGAGTTTTAGGTGTCTTCCTGGCGCCGCTGCTGATCATTTTCTATAAAGCTTTAGTCAAAGCAAAGGTAATCCAATATCGTTTCAGCATTTAG